A stretch of Saccharothrix texasensis DNA encodes these proteins:
- the htpG gene encoding molecular chaperone HtpG: protein MIHSVYSNKDTFLRELVSNASDALDKLRLETFRDKDLVADTSDLHVAIEVDREARTLTIRDNGIGMTREDVIGLIGTIAKSGTAEFLQKLKESKDSAASQDLIGQFGIGFYSSFMVADKVTLVTRHPRAEGVRWESTGEGTYTIEDVEDAPQGTSVTLHLKPADPEDHLADYTSTAKITEVVKRYADFITWPIRMAKEDGAEPATINSRKALWARPASEVTEDEYAEFYRHVSHDWNKPLETIRMHGEGVFEYQALLFIPSQAPLDLFMRERKRGVQLYVKRVFIMDDCEELMPEYLRFVKGVVDAQDLTLNVSRELLQHDRQIQQVRRRLVKKVLSTVKGMMADKPESYETFWREFGGAVKEGLLADPDNRDAILDIASFASTADAEKPTTLAGYVERMKDDQRHIYYMTGDSRATVENSPHLEALRAKGFEVLILTDPIDEMWVDAVPGYKDMTFQSIAKGQVDLETEEEKAQAQERQKDFADFLAWLTGTLADQVKEVRLSSRLTTSAACVVGDAHDLTPTLEKMYRAMGQELPPVKRILELNPDHALVAGLRQAFAERGGDDASLAESAELLHGMALLAEGGDLPDPSRFVRLMSDHLERAL from the coding sequence ATGATCCACTCGGTCTACTCGAACAAGGACACGTTCCTGCGGGAGTTGGTGTCCAACGCCTCCGACGCGCTGGACAAGCTCAGGCTGGAGACGTTCCGGGACAAGGACCTGGTCGCGGACACGTCGGACCTGCACGTCGCGATCGAGGTGGACCGGGAGGCGCGCACCCTCACGATCCGGGACAACGGCATCGGCATGACCCGCGAGGACGTGATCGGGCTCATCGGCACGATCGCCAAGTCCGGCACCGCCGAGTTCCTGCAGAAGCTGAAGGAGTCGAAGGACTCCGCCGCCTCGCAGGACCTCATCGGCCAGTTCGGCATCGGCTTCTACTCCTCGTTCATGGTCGCCGACAAGGTCACGCTCGTGACCAGGCACCCGCGCGCGGAGGGCGTCCGGTGGGAGTCCACCGGCGAGGGCACCTACACGATCGAGGACGTCGAGGACGCGCCGCAGGGCACCTCCGTCACCCTCCACCTCAAGCCGGCCGACCCCGAGGACCACCTCGCCGACTACACGTCGACGGCGAAGATCACCGAGGTCGTCAAGCGGTACGCCGACTTCATCACCTGGCCGATCAGGATGGCGAAGGAGGACGGCGCGGAGCCGGCCACGATCAACTCGCGCAAGGCGCTGTGGGCGCGGCCCGCGTCCGAGGTCACCGAGGACGAGTACGCCGAGTTCTACCGGCACGTCAGCCACGACTGGAACAAGCCGCTCGAGACGATCCGGATGCACGGCGAGGGCGTCTTCGAGTACCAGGCGCTGCTGTTCATCCCGTCCCAGGCGCCGCTGGACCTGTTCATGCGCGAGCGCAAGCGGGGCGTGCAGCTCTACGTCAAGCGCGTCTTCATCATGGACGACTGCGAAGAGCTGATGCCGGAGTACCTCCGGTTCGTCAAGGGTGTCGTGGACGCCCAGGACCTGACGCTCAACGTGTCGCGCGAGCTGCTGCAGCACGACCGCCAGATCCAGCAGGTGCGCCGCCGGCTGGTGAAGAAGGTGCTCTCGACCGTCAAGGGCATGATGGCCGACAAGCCCGAGTCGTACGAGACGTTCTGGCGGGAGTTCGGCGGCGCGGTCAAGGAAGGCCTGCTCGCCGACCCCGACAACCGCGACGCCATCCTCGACATCGCCTCGTTCGCCTCGACGGCCGACGCGGAGAAGCCGACCACGCTCGCGGGGTACGTCGAGCGGATGAAGGACGACCAGCGGCACATCTACTACATGACCGGCGACTCGCGGGCCACGGTGGAGAACTCGCCGCACCTGGAAGCGCTGCGGGCCAAGGGCTTCGAGGTGCTGATCCTCACCGACCCGATCGACGAGATGTGGGTCGACGCGGTGCCGGGGTACAAGGACATGACGTTCCAGTCGATCGCCAAGGGGCAGGTCGACCTGGAGACCGAGGAGGAGAAGGCCCAGGCGCAGGAGCGGCAGAAGGACTTCGCCGACTTCCTGGCCTGGCTGACGGGCACCCTGGCCGACCAGGTCAAGGAGGTGCGGCTGTCCTCGCGCCTCACCACGTCGGCCGCGTGCGTCGTCGGCGACGCGCACGACCTGACCCCGACGCTGGAGAAGATGTACCGGGCGATGGGGCAGGAGCTGCCGCCGGTCAAGCGGATCCTGGAGCTCAACCCCGACCACGCCCTGGTCGCCGGGCTGCGCCAGGCGTTCGCCGAGCGCGGCGGGGACGACGCGTCGCTCGCCGAGTCGGCCGAGCTGCTGCACGGCATGGCGCTGCTCGCCGAGGGCGGGGACCTGCCCGACCCGTCCCGCTTCGTCCGGCTGATGTCGGACCACCTGGAGCGGGCGCTCTGA
- a CDS encoding SDR family oxidoreductase, which translates to MELRGKVAVVTGSGRGLGRAYAEALARAGAAVVVNDVDAEAAGAVVEAIAAEGGRAVAVVAPVGPTGTADRLVEAAVEEFGGLDVLVANAGILRDRVLWKMSDDDFDAVLDVHLRGTFTCARAAAVRMREQGRGGSLVLISSPAGQRGNFGQTNYAAAKAGIVAMARTWALELARADIAVNAVVPVAATEMTRTIPAFAPVIEEAERTGAPFPDWLRRDEGLGTVEDVASLIVYLASDAARHVTGQAIGIGGDRLALWAHPREKAVALADGGWTADTIAESWATGVGVEPETYGIPAPTPPAA; encoded by the coding sequence ATGGAGCTGCGAGGGAAGGTCGCCGTGGTCACCGGCAGTGGCCGCGGCCTGGGCCGGGCGTACGCGGAAGCCCTGGCGCGGGCGGGGGCGGCGGTCGTGGTCAACGACGTGGACGCCGAGGCGGCGGGCGCGGTCGTGGAGGCGATCGCGGCCGAGGGGGGACGCGCGGTCGCCGTGGTCGCGCCCGTCGGACCGACCGGGACCGCCGACCGGCTCGTCGAGGCCGCCGTCGAGGAGTTCGGCGGGCTGGACGTCCTGGTCGCCAACGCGGGCATCCTGCGCGACCGGGTGCTGTGGAAGATGTCCGACGACGACTTCGACGCGGTGCTCGACGTGCACCTGCGCGGCACGTTCACCTGCGCCCGCGCGGCGGCGGTGCGGATGCGGGAGCAGGGCCGGGGCGGCAGCCTGGTGCTGATCTCCTCGCCCGCCGGCCAGCGCGGCAACTTCGGGCAGACCAACTACGCGGCGGCCAAGGCGGGCATCGTCGCCATGGCCCGCACCTGGGCGTTGGAGCTGGCCCGCGCGGACATCGCGGTCAACGCCGTGGTGCCGGTCGCCGCGACCGAGATGACCCGGACCATCCCGGCGTTCGCGCCCGTCATCGAGGAGGCCGAGCGCACCGGCGCGCCGTTCCCCGACTGGCTGCGCCGGGACGAGGGCCTCGGCACGGTGGAGGACGTCGCGTCGCTGATCGTCTACCTGGCCTCCGACGCGGCGCGGCACGTCACGGGGCAGGCCATCGGCATCGGCGGCGACCGGCTCGCCCTCTGGGCGCACCCCCGGGAGAAGGCGGTGGCGCTCGCCGACGGCGGGTGGACCGCGGACACCATCGCCGAGTCGTGGGCGACCGGTGTCGGCGTGGAACCGGAGACCTACGGCATCCCCGCGCCGACCCCGCCGGCGGCCTGA
- a CDS encoding RNA repair domain-containing protein, which yields MRTSEEVYHQVRWDPRFDPARFVLGVQQRGARPERVALPAFTPGGEVPWHRVLFVEADGEVVWDRATGLDRVGESGAGRVRAPRRLRAPVFTASTPHAWDPLHGWTPTRTPSAPREVVPPEQRPPTTVLTWNVLWDRYDSDRIDTARRRPLLLGELAVADADVIALQEVEPDLLAALLAQPWVRARYTLDVDPTGPDVDRTGLLVLSRLPVLEAARFPLGAHKAVGAIVVETGDGPLVVAATHLTSDHTANGSAKRRAQLGRVAEAFAGVVGDVVLVGDFNDGSRRPAAALGMRDAWLQARDDEPPTFDPVVNPLAAVSSLTGRRSRLDRVFLRGGLWCAGAELVGDRPVDGLFASDHYGVLARLTPAGPAAGALDPSPTPRTAVVWLPGPWGDVERARQEHDRRSDHRPPHVTLLSGFVPESDFDRAVPLLAEAVADVPPFPVRVDGVPQSGRGVVRLDPAAAGRTPWAALHDAVRRPFPACRTGGDFTPHLTVGGSAQAARTIGARSDRVDEVVLLSRRGDGPMLPRAAIALGTGEVRWFEEPATAPGPSLDAVADRVTRALSAVLDVVHVVGSRRMGCGLPDADLDLVAEVARPAAVAGRVASALPGAVVRPVVGARSPGVRLVVDGLGVDLAVAAGDGVAVSAVGDAEAVTAAVAGRQEDFARLARAVKAWARARGLDSAPFGGVPGLGWSVLAARTVREWDGPDLLAGFFGTWAAWDWRDPIGVTTAPGRTGAPVTIMTPAAPVRSCTEQVGPGFRDLLTAELYRAWEIVSAGAPGLTAPPDAHRTHAAWALLTVPHEVVGPVRGRVRALLTALEVAGTPDAHAWPRPVERTADAVRYAIGLGRRPVSAAVLADVVASWRSGLRGVDVVRVGNGDVPTLR from the coding sequence ATGCGCACCAGCGAAGAGGTCTACCACCAGGTCCGCTGGGACCCGCGGTTCGACCCGGCGCGGTTCGTGCTCGGCGTGCAGCAGCGCGGGGCGCGGCCCGAGCGGGTGGCGCTGCCCGCGTTCACCCCGGGCGGCGAGGTGCCGTGGCACCGGGTGCTGTTCGTCGAGGCGGACGGCGAGGTGGTGTGGGACCGGGCCACCGGGCTCGACCGCGTCGGCGAGTCGGGCGCGGGACGGGTGCGCGCGCCACGCCGCCTGCGTGCGCCGGTGTTCACCGCGAGCACTCCCCACGCCTGGGACCCGCTGCACGGCTGGACACCGACCCGCACCCCCTCGGCCCCCCGCGAGGTCGTGCCGCCGGAGCAGCGGCCACCCACCACGGTCCTCACCTGGAACGTGTTGTGGGACCGCTACGACAGCGACCGCATCGACACCGCCCGCCGCCGTCCCCTGCTGCTCGGCGAGCTGGCGGTGGCCGACGCGGACGTCATCGCGTTGCAGGAGGTCGAGCCCGACCTGCTCGCCGCGCTCCTCGCCCAGCCGTGGGTGCGCGCCCGCTACACCCTCGACGTGGACCCGACCGGGCCGGACGTCGACCGCACCGGCCTGCTGGTGCTGAGCAGGCTGCCCGTCCTGGAGGCCGCCCGGTTCCCGCTGGGCGCGCACAAGGCCGTCGGCGCGATCGTGGTCGAGACCGGCGACGGGCCGCTCGTCGTCGCGGCCACCCACCTGACCAGCGACCACACCGCGAACGGGTCGGCCAAGCGGCGCGCCCAGCTTGGGCGGGTCGCGGAGGCGTTCGCCGGGGTGGTGGGCGACGTGGTGCTGGTCGGCGACTTCAACGACGGCAGCCGGCGGCCGGCCGCCGCGCTCGGGATGCGGGACGCGTGGCTGCAGGCGCGGGACGACGAGCCGCCGACGTTCGACCCGGTGGTGAACCCGCTGGCCGCGGTGTCCTCGCTGACCGGCCGGCGGTCGCGGCTGGACCGGGTGTTCCTGCGCGGCGGGTTGTGGTGCGCGGGCGCGGAGCTGGTCGGCGACCGGCCCGTCGACGGCCTGTTCGCCTCCGACCACTACGGGGTGCTGGCCCGGTTGACGCCCGCCGGGCCGGCCGCCGGCGCGCTCGACCCGTCGCCGACGCCGCGGACCGCCGTGGTGTGGCTGCCGGGGCCGTGGGGGGACGTCGAGCGGGCGCGACAGGAGCACGACCGCCGATCCGACCACCGGCCGCCGCACGTGACGCTGCTGTCCGGGTTCGTGCCGGAGTCCGACTTCGACCGGGCCGTGCCGCTGCTGGCCGAGGCGGTCGCCGACGTGCCGCCGTTCCCGGTGCGGGTGGACGGCGTGCCGCAGTCCGGGCGGGGCGTGGTGCGGCTCGACCCGGCCGCGGCCGGGCGCACGCCGTGGGCGGCGCTGCACGACGCGGTGCGGCGGCCGTTCCCCGCCTGCCGGACCGGGGGCGACTTCACCCCGCACCTCACCGTCGGCGGGTCGGCGCAGGCGGCCCGGACGATCGGCGCGCGGTCGGACCGGGTGGACGAGGTGGTCCTGCTGTCGAGGCGGGGCGACGGCCCCATGCTGCCCCGCGCGGCGATCGCGCTCGGCACCGGCGAGGTGCGGTGGTTCGAAGAACCGGCCACCGCGCCCGGACCGTCGTTGGACGCGGTGGCCGACCGCGTCACCCGCGCCCTGTCGGCCGTGCTGGACGTGGTGCACGTCGTCGGTTCGCGGCGGATGGGCTGCGGGCTGCCCGACGCCGACCTGGACCTCGTCGCCGAGGTGGCGCGGCCGGCGGCGGTGGCCGGACGGGTGGCCTCCGCGCTGCCCGGCGCGGTCGTCCGGCCGGTGGTCGGCGCCCGCTCGCCCGGTGTCCGCCTGGTCGTGGACGGGCTCGGGGTGGACCTCGCGGTCGCCGCCGGCGACGGGGTGGCGGTGAGCGCGGTCGGTGACGCGGAGGCGGTGACGGCGGCGGTCGCCGGTCGGCAGGAGGACTTCGCGCGGCTCGCGCGGGCGGTCAAGGCGTGGGCACGGGCGCGTGGCCTGGACTCGGCGCCGTTCGGCGGCGTGCCGGGGCTGGGCTGGTCGGTGCTCGCGGCGCGGACCGTGCGCGAGTGGGACGGGCCGGACCTGCTCGCCGGGTTCTTCGGGACGTGGGCGGCGTGGGACTGGCGCGACCCGATCGGTGTGACGACGGCGCCGGGCCGCACCGGCGCGCCGGTGACCATCATGACGCCGGCCGCGCCCGTGCGCTCGTGCACCGAGCAGGTCGGCCCGGGTTTCCGGGACCTGCTGACGGCCGAGCTGTACCGGGCCTGGGAGATCGTGTCGGCCGGCGCTCCCGGGCTGACCGCGCCGCCCGACGCGCACCGGACGCACGCCGCGTGGGCGCTGCTCACCGTGCCGCACGAGGTGGTCGGGCCGGTGCGCGGCCGGGTGCGGGCGTTGCTGACCGCGTTGGAGGTGGCCGGGACGCCGGACGCGCACGCGTGGCCGCGACCGGTCGAGCGGACGGCGGACGCGGTCCGGTACGCCATCGGGCTGGGCCGGCGCCCGGTGTCCGCCGCCGTGCTCGCCGATGTGGTTGCCTCGTGGCGGAGCGGGCTGCGCGGCGTCGACGTCGTCCGGGTGGGCAACGGCGACGTGCCGACGTTGCGCTGA
- a CDS encoding PPOX class F420-dependent oxidoreductase encodes MTDSGFDPHALLAKSRIGVLATIKADGRPQLSPIMPSYDQGAGVIRVSTTDRTAKVANLRRDPRVALEVTSEDGWEWATVEGTATITGPGADPHGPEVEALVEYYRLAAGEHPDWAEYRSVMVAERRVLVTIEVDRVYGQKVN; translated from the coding sequence ATGACCGACTCAGGGTTCGACCCGCACGCGCTGCTCGCGAAGAGCCGGATCGGCGTGCTCGCGACCATCAAGGCCGACGGACGCCCCCAGCTCTCCCCGATCATGCCCTCCTACGACCAGGGCGCGGGCGTGATCCGGGTGTCGACCACGGACCGGACCGCCAAGGTCGCGAACCTGCGCCGCGACCCGCGGGTGGCGCTGGAGGTGACCAGTGAGGACGGCTGGGAGTGGGCCACGGTCGAGGGCACGGCCACGATCACCGGTCCCGGCGCGGACCCGCACGGGCCGGAGGTCGAGGCGCTGGTGGAGTACTACCGCCTCGCCGCGGGCGAGCACCCTGACTGGGCCGAGTACCGGTCGGTCATGGTGGCGGAGCGGCGGGTGCTCGTGACGATCGAGGTCGACCGGGTGTACGGCCAGAAGGTCAACTGA
- a CDS encoding MFS transporter gives MSNQPDAPNVQLRRAVASSFIGSVIEYYDFLLYATASAVVFNKVFFSSLDPLVAVIASFGTFATGYLARPLGGVLFGHFGDLLGRKRMLVLTMALMGVASFLIGLLPTYAQVGWLAPVGLVVLRVVQGIAVGGEWGGAVLMSAEHATRRRGLWAGFTNAGAPCGMVLSTLALTATAALVGERAFLDWGWRIPFLISVVLLGVGLFVRHRVEETPAFRAVRDAGVKRRAPVVEVLRDHPRVLLLGIGVGLAAFVSQSTLTTFVLAHGVAAGHARQTVLNALTLSSVCAVVGILGWAAASDRFGRRPVVVAGAVAMGAYAFVLFPLVDSGDTVLLTVALVLGQGVIHPMMYGPLAALYSELFSTENRYTGASLGYQVAGLGAGVAPLLFASIQRATGGQGLTLISSTIAAFCLLTVVCVLALKETGARDLRAAAVS, from the coding sequence ATGTCGAACCAGCCGGACGCGCCCAACGTCCAACTCCGCCGCGCCGTCGCGTCGAGCTTCATCGGCAGCGTGATCGAGTACTACGACTTCCTGCTCTACGCCACCGCGTCCGCCGTGGTGTTCAACAAGGTCTTCTTCTCCTCCCTCGACCCGCTCGTGGCCGTCATCGCGAGCTTCGGCACGTTCGCCACCGGCTACCTGGCCCGCCCGCTCGGCGGCGTCCTGTTCGGACACTTCGGCGACCTGCTGGGCCGCAAGCGGATGCTCGTGCTGACCATGGCGTTGATGGGTGTGGCCAGCTTCCTCATCGGACTGCTGCCGACCTACGCCCAGGTGGGCTGGCTCGCGCCGGTCGGCCTCGTCGTCCTGCGCGTGGTGCAGGGCATCGCGGTCGGCGGCGAGTGGGGCGGCGCGGTGCTGATGTCCGCCGAGCACGCCACCCGCAGGCGCGGGCTGTGGGCCGGGTTCACCAACGCCGGCGCGCCGTGCGGGATGGTGCTGTCGACGCTGGCGCTGACGGCGACCGCCGCGCTGGTGGGCGAGCGGGCGTTCCTGGACTGGGGCTGGCGCATCCCGTTCCTGATCTCCGTGGTGCTGCTCGGCGTCGGGCTGTTCGTGCGGCACCGGGTCGAGGAGACCCCGGCGTTCCGGGCCGTGCGGGACGCGGGCGTCAAGCGCCGGGCCCCGGTGGTGGAGGTGTTGCGCGACCACCCGCGCGTGCTGCTGCTGGGCATCGGCGTGGGGCTGGCCGCGTTCGTCTCGCAGTCGACGTTGACGACGTTCGTCCTGGCGCACGGCGTGGCGGCCGGTCACGCGCGCCAGACCGTGCTCAACGCGCTCACGCTGTCCTCCGTCTGCGCCGTCGTGGGCATCCTCGGGTGGGCGGCCGCGTCGGACCGGTTCGGCAGGCGGCCGGTCGTGGTGGCGGGCGCGGTCGCGATGGGCGCGTACGCGTTCGTGCTGTTCCCCTTGGTGGACAGCGGTGACACGGTGTTGCTGACGGTCGCGCTGGTGCTGGGCCAGGGCGTGATCCACCCGATGATGTACGGGCCGCTCGCGGCCCTCTACAGCGAGCTGTTCAGCACCGAGAACCGCTACACGGGCGCGTCCCTCGGCTACCAGGTCGCCGGGCTGGGCGCGGGCGTCGCGCCGCTGCTGTTCGCCTCGATCCAGCGGGCCACCGGCGGGCAGGGGCTGACGCTCATCTCGTCGACCATCGCCGCGTTCTGCCTGCTCACCGTGGTGTGCGTGCTGGCGTTGAAGGAAACCGGCGCACGAGACCTCAGGGCGGCCGCCGTTTCCTGA
- a CDS encoding nitroreductase family protein, translating to MEFQDVVRRRRMVREFTDEPVPDESVRRIMRNALRGPSAGYSQGQAFLVLRGEETAGFYESVGQLWATDTVRTAPVIVLAFAVKDAYLDRYAEPDKGWTDRAEDHWPVPFWYVDTGMAVLLILQTVVDEGLGAVYFGIGEDDFDEVRARFGVPANHVPVGAIAIGHGAEETVSAGASPRTRKRRPFEDAVHFGRW from the coding sequence GTGGAGTTCCAGGACGTGGTCCGGCGCAGGCGGATGGTGCGGGAGTTCACCGACGAGCCGGTGCCGGACGAGAGCGTCCGGCGGATCATGCGCAACGCGCTGCGCGGCCCGTCGGCCGGGTACTCCCAAGGTCAGGCGTTCCTGGTGCTGCGCGGTGAGGAGACGGCCGGGTTCTACGAGTCGGTCGGGCAGCTGTGGGCCACCGACACGGTCAGGACCGCGCCGGTGATCGTGCTCGCGTTCGCGGTGAAGGACGCCTACCTGGACCGGTACGCCGAGCCGGACAAGGGGTGGACCGACCGCGCCGAGGACCACTGGCCGGTGCCGTTCTGGTACGTCGACACCGGGATGGCCGTGCTGCTGATCCTGCAGACCGTCGTCGACGAAGGGCTCGGCGCGGTGTACTTCGGCATCGGCGAGGACGACTTCGACGAGGTGCGCGCGAGGTTCGGCGTGCCCGCGAACCACGTGCCGGTCGGTGCGATCGCGATCGGGCACGGCGCCGAGGAGACCGTCTCGGCGGGCGCGTCACCCCGGACGCGCAAGCGCCGGCCGTTCGAGGACGCCGTGCACTTCGGGCGCTGGTAG
- a CDS encoding MaoC family dehydratase, giving the protein MTTTVTGPAELLALAGHDLGHTGWREITQDRVDTFADAADDHQWIHVDPERAAAGPFGGTIAHGYLTLSLIIPMFGELLAVEGVRMSVNYGLDKVRFPSPVRVGDKIRLAGRVVSVDEVAGDGVQLVLDFTVEIDGSEKPACVARAVYRHYP; this is encoded by the coding sequence ATGACCACCACCGTCACCGGACCGGCGGAGCTCCTCGCGCTGGCCGGGCACGACCTCGGGCACACCGGGTGGCGCGAGATCACCCAGGACCGGGTCGACACCTTCGCCGACGCCGCCGACGACCACCAGTGGATCCACGTCGACCCGGAGCGGGCGGCCGCGGGACCGTTCGGCGGCACCATCGCGCACGGCTACCTCACGCTGTCGCTGATCATCCCCATGTTCGGGGAGCTGCTGGCGGTCGAGGGCGTCCGGATGAGCGTCAACTACGGGCTGGACAAGGTGCGCTTCCCCAGCCCGGTGCGCGTCGGCGACAAGATCAGGCTCGCGGGCCGCGTCGTCTCGGTCGACGAGGTCGCGGGCGACGGCGTCCAGCTGGTGCTGGACTTCACCGTCGAGATCGACGGCTCGGAAAAACCGGCGTGCGTCGCGCGCGCCGTGTACCGGCACTACCCCTGA
- a CDS encoding amidohydrolase family protein, giving the protein MTLALDDLVAIDVHTHAEVSRDGHPSLSPELLAASAKYFGAHGHRQPTVDETAAYYRERRMAAVVFTVDAEHATGHPRIPNEEVAENCAEHPDVLIPFASVDPWKGRAGAREVRRLVERHGVRGFKFHPSLQGFAPNDPMAYPLYEAIEELGVPAVFHTGQTGIGAGVPGGGGIRLKYSDPMLVDDVAVDFPELRIVLAHPSFPWQDSALAVATHKPHVHIDLSGWSPKYFPPQLVRYADSLLQDKVLFGSDYPVITPDRWLADFEALDLKPAVRPKILKNNAARLLGLDTTDSERT; this is encoded by the coding sequence ATGACCCTCGCCCTGGACGACCTGGTGGCCATCGACGTCCACACCCACGCGGAGGTGTCGAGGGACGGCCACCCGTCGTTGAGCCCCGAGCTGCTGGCCGCCTCCGCGAAGTACTTCGGCGCGCACGGCCACCGCCAACCCACAGTGGACGAGACCGCGGCGTACTACCGGGAGCGGCGGATGGCGGCGGTCGTCTTCACCGTCGACGCCGAGCACGCCACCGGCCACCCGCGCATCCCGAACGAGGAGGTCGCGGAGAACTGCGCCGAGCACCCCGACGTGCTCATCCCGTTCGCGAGCGTCGACCCCTGGAAGGGCCGCGCGGGGGCGCGCGAGGTGCGCAGGCTGGTCGAGCGGCACGGCGTGCGCGGCTTCAAGTTCCACCCCAGCCTCCAGGGCTTCGCGCCGAACGACCCGATGGCCTACCCGCTGTACGAGGCCATCGAGGAGCTCGGCGTGCCGGCGGTGTTCCACACCGGGCAGACCGGCATCGGCGCGGGCGTCCCCGGTGGCGGCGGCATCCGCCTGAAGTACTCCGACCCCATGCTCGTGGACGACGTCGCGGTGGACTTCCCGGAGCTGCGGATCGTCCTGGCGCACCCGTCGTTCCCGTGGCAGGACTCGGCGTTGGCGGTGGCCACGCACAAGCCGCACGTGCACATCGACCTGTCCGGGTGGTCGCCGAAGTACTTCCCGCCGCAGCTCGTCCGCTACGCCGACTCGCTGCTGCAGGACAAGGTGCTGTTCGGCTCGGACTACCCGGTGATCACCCCGGACCGCTGGCTGGCGGACTTCGAGGCGCTCGACCTCAAGCCCGCCGTCCGCCCCAAGATCCTCAAGAACAACGCGGCCAGGCTGCTCGGCCTCGACACGACAGACTCGGAGCGCACATGA
- a CDS encoding RNA ligase family protein has protein sequence MRTPYPRTPHLPWSPGASADDVRVADLDAMRGREVVVTEKLDGENTTLYADGVHARSLDSAHHPSRSWVKALQGRIGARVPGGWRICGENVYARHSIGYADLESWFYGFSVWDGDRCLDWDRTARFLRDLGVPVPPVLWRGVFDERALRRLRVDTARQEGFVVRTVDGFERADFGRRVAKWVRAHHVRTDAHWMAAPVVENGLGPGSVLWDVRSGAPFDVSALLDAVGIAGDAEPAAAVAARSTGEARLVGVLAAAAHRLRRGRVMSLLAGPVGVGVARRVGDLVGLHRLLHEPFPDDARRAGLLRFSTAVDLDVLHAVSAAVAPDADARDLVAWSALHAEDVGSFDRLRSGLGVHPGPAADRCWAEARDASVRAGRVLDVAEAVAATWRWRSGDFPSLVHLVGLSGSGKSTFAAGVAADARVSLDDLREEAGDRADQRVNGRVLRAGLDRLDAALRAHRTVVWDATSLAGPQRAVVHAVARRHDAMVTHAVVLVDEREVARRNGSRAHAVPAAVLDAQAHRFSPPYPWQAHRTWYVGAGGAVDDADTAGEP, from the coding sequence ATGCGCACGCCGTACCCGCGCACGCCGCACCTGCCGTGGTCGCCCGGCGCGTCGGCGGACGACGTGCGGGTCGCCGACCTGGACGCGATGCGCGGCCGTGAGGTGGTGGTCACCGAGAAGCTCGACGGCGAGAACACCACCCTCTACGCCGACGGTGTGCACGCGCGGTCGCTCGACTCGGCGCACCACCCGTCCCGGTCGTGGGTCAAGGCGCTCCAGGGCCGGATCGGGGCGCGGGTGCCCGGCGGGTGGCGGATCTGCGGCGAGAACGTCTACGCACGTCACTCGATCGGCTACGCGGACCTGGAGAGCTGGTTCTACGGGTTCTCCGTCTGGGACGGCGACCGCTGCCTGGACTGGGACCGGACCGCGCGGTTCCTGCGCGACCTGGGCGTGCCCGTGCCCCCGGTGCTGTGGCGCGGGGTGTTCGACGAGCGGGCGCTGCGCCGGCTGCGGGTGGACACGGCGCGGCAGGAGGGGTTCGTGGTGCGGACCGTCGACGGGTTCGAGCGGGCCGACTTCGGCCGGCGGGTGGCGAAGTGGGTGCGCGCGCACCACGTGCGGACCGACGCGCACTGGATGGCGGCGCCGGTGGTGGAGAACGGGCTCGGGCCCGGCTCCGTGCTGTGGGACGTGCGGTCCGGCGCGCCGTTCGACGTGTCCGCGCTGCTCGACGCGGTCGGGATCGCGGGTGACGCGGAGCCCGCGGCGGCGGTGGCGGCGCGGTCGACCGGGGAAGCCCGCCTGGTCGGCGTGCTGGCGGCGGCGGCGCACCGGCTTCGGCGCGGCCGGGTGATGTCGCTGCTCGCGGGCCCGGTCGGGGTCGGGGTGGCGCGGCGGGTCGGTGACCTCGTGGGTCTGCACCGGCTGCTGCACGAGCCGTTTCCGGACGACGCGCGGCGGGCCGGGTTGCTGCGCTTCTCGACGGCGGTGGACCTCGACGTGCTGCACGCCGTGTCGGCCGCCGTCGCGCCCGACGCGGACGCGCGCGACCTCGTGGCCTGGTCGGCCCTGCACGCCGAGGACGTCGGGTCGTTCGACCGGCTGCGGTCGGGGCTGGGCGTGCACCCGGGCCCGGCCGCCGACCGGTGCTGGGCCGAGGCGCGGGACGCGAGCGTCCGGGCCGGGCGGGTGCTGGACGTGGCGGAGGCCGTCGCCGCGACGTGGCGGTGGCGGTCCGGCGACTTCCCGTCGTTGGTGCACCTGGTCGGGTTGTCGGGCAGCGGCAAGTCGACGTTCGCCGCCGGGGTGGCGGCGGACGCCCGCGTGTCGTTGGACGACCTGCGCGAGGAGGCGGGCGACCGGGCGGACCAGCGGGTCAACGGCCGGGTGCTGCGGGCGGGGCTCGACCGGCTCGACGCCGCCCTGCGCGCGCACCGGACCGTGGTCTGGGACGCGACCTCGCTGGCCGGGCCGCAACGGGCGGTGGTGCACGCGGTCGCGCGGCGGCACGATGCGATGGTGACGCACGCGGTGGTGCTGGTCGACGAGCGGGAGGTGGCCCGGCGCAACGGGTCGCGGGCGCACGCCGTGCCCGCCGCGGTGCTCGACGCGCAGGCCCACCGGTTCAGCCCGCCGTACCCGTGGCAGGCCCACCGGACCTGGTACGTCGGCGCGGGCGGCGCCGTGGACGACGCGGACACCGCCGGGGAGCCGTGA